GGAAATAGGGTTCCATCAATATCTCTTGCCCCAAACATTTTTAAATAATTCCCCTTAAAAATAGGATTATCCGCCTGGATTGAAATATTATCACTTGTTGTCCAGCCATTTGATGAATCTTCAAAATCTCCATTATAGAGTAAATTTCGTGACTGACTGAGTTGTTTTGCCTGTTTTACCTCATCCCATAACATCATTTTTTCCTGTGAATTTTGTTCATCTGACATACATTCTATCGAAATGGCCGCTTGATCTATTTGATAATCTGTCGTTTCTATTTTTAACGTATTTTTCGTACTACTTGTAAACATAGGACTCACAACCTTTTCTATTTTTTTTAATTTGTAAATAGATTATCCACCACTGCTTGTGCGGTTTCTAAATTTTGTTCCTCAGTATAATCTAATACCGATTGAGTTATCGGAATAAATTCAATTCTGTCAATAATTAATTGATCATTTGAAGACGGATTTAGTTGTCGAATATTTATAGTTACTATTGTATTTTGAGGTGAATTCATTGTAATAATTTGATTATACTCTTTATATTTAAACTCCTCGTATTTTAAATCTGTTGGTATTATATTATTAGTTCTTGAAAATGTACGTTCTGTACCAAATGTTATACCTATTGGATTCCCACCCTGTAATGTATATGATAGACTCACTGTAAATGCATTATTTGCAGCATAACGCATGCGTATACCATAACGTCTGGAAGTTTCAGTAAAGCTACCTGTTTTACATTGGATTTGCATTGTACCGGCTTGAGTACCATTGTTTAGAAGAGCAACTAAATCTCCTCCTGTATGCCCCGGACCTTTAATTACTCTAGCTGGTGCATTTAATAAACTAGATTTTACAGCTGGAACTTGTGTGACATTATCTGTGAGTATTTGATTATTAGGGTTAACACCTTTATGTGTCCAAGCAAATGAAACCCTTGCCTGGTGACCTCCTATAATATCAGTTTTTATATAACTTAAAATATTATTATAATCTTGTACAGTTGGTTGATTAGGTGGTCTGTTCGCATCTGATGAGAATCCAAAAAATGTGGTTCTTAAATTAGCAGGAACTGGCGTTATATTTGAATTATAAGATGCATTAGTGCCATCAATTTTGTAGAAATCCATTTTTGTAACTTGATTAGGGACTGCTGTAGTATCTGTGATAGAAGTTCTATAAACATTAGAATTAAGCGGAATTTGATGAGTAAGTACTGTGCCAAAAGTAGGACTTCCATAAATTCCACTATCTTCTATTTCAGAAGAATTTGTATATGAAAAACCAATTCTATTAGCAGATAAGTATCTTGTATCTGGGTACATATTATAATTAAAGGTCCAGAAATCTAATCTCTTTGGCCAAGTGAATAAATGAGGACCTCTTGTAAGTGATTCCTCCATTGCTTCTACTGTTTTACTAGGAGAAGATTCTGTTAGTGCTGTATAAATTTCTCTTGTAAGTTCTGTATTTGATAGTTTTTTTACATTTTTTTCATCTGCAGGATATCTATGCGTATCATAACTTGGAAATAATGCAATTAAATCTAGTACTGTCAAAGTCATATCCCTACGATATTGATTGAAAGCTACCCAACCTTTTGATTTTTGTGCATTTAAATTTAAATTGTACGTTTTTATACAATGAGCCGTATAATCTGTTGTAAATTTCACTTGTTCATTATGATAAGCTTGCAGAGTCTTTGAATCAAAACCTAATTTCTCCCCATAAATTGATATATCGCGCAATAGTAGTAAGTGCAGACTCGCGGCATTTGCGTATGAAGGTAGTAATATGGATTCATAACCCTGTATCGTGAAATCACTAATAATTTTTGTCGTAAATAGAAGGTGAAGAGTACTCATCTGTGCTCGTATTTCATCAGCAAGGCCGGCATACGGCTTTACAGGCGATTTCCATTGCTCAAGAAATCTGTTATATACACCTAAAGCTGCGTAGAGTGACATTACATTAGCAGTTGCTTGCCCTATTACTCTATCAACGTCTCTATTATCTATTAGATTTGCTGTATGTCTTATCAATCCTGCCCAAACTCTTGTATCTGCCTCTTGTCCTGCAATTTTTGGCCAATACGTATCCGCCAAGGAACTTAAAATGTCTCCAACTACAGGGACAAATCCAAGAAGTTTTGAAATCGCAGCCCCAACAATAGAAACCATTTGTTCATCAGTTAAAAACAATCCTTCCGCATTTCCTTCACACATAGCTAACCAATCTTTATAGTTCGTATTTTTCATTGAACCTTGTCGATTATTTGCTAGTGGGTACCTTGGATAACTATTCGTCATGTTAGAATAGCTTGGTGAAGCATCCAATATCTCATATTCATTTGTATTTTGATATGAATTCATCTTTTTCACTCCTTATATGGTCCTTATTCTTAAGACACCTAACAAGTATATGCCAGGTGTCTTGTTATATATTCGTAATGCCTATATGTATTCCTGTAACAATGTTTCACCAAATATCCCCATTATATTTAGTGAGGTATTGATTGGTTCTGTTGCAAAGTTTGAAAAAAGTATAAAAAGGTTGGTAAGTCAGGATCAATGTTTAGGAAGTAGCTAGTAATTGTTGAAGTTCATTGTACGTTGAAAAGGCGGAGTCTGTTTGAAGACTTCGCCTCTGTTTATATAAAGCATGAATGGTTTCGATGCCTTTGATTGTACGTGAAGCATGATGAAGATTTTGAAATCTTGCAGATTTAACAAAACGTCGCTTGATATGTCTATGGTCCTGTTCGATGAGATTATTCAAATATTTAATGGTGCAATGTTTTGTATGCACATAAAAATCGTTCTTTTTCAATTTTTTGAGCGCACAAAGTAGGGCAGGAGCCTTGTCTGTTGTGAGAACCATCGGTTCTCCAAAATCTTTCACTAATCTTTTCATAAACATATAAGCAGCTTGATGATCCCTTGTTTTACGAAGTTGAATATCCAAGGTGTACCCTTCTCGATCAATCGCACGATAAAGATAACAGCATTCTCCTTTGACTTTTATATAGGTCTCATCCAATTTCCAAGATAGTTGTACGCTTTTATTTTTCTTCTTCCACATTTGATAGATTAGGTGACCATATTCATGAACCCAGCGCATAATAGTTGTTGGATGAACGGAAACACCACGTTCGTTCAAAATTTCAGAGACATCACGATAGCTTAAAGAAAAACGACAATAGTAGCCGACGGCTACCAAAATAATATCCTTTTTGAATTGTTTCCCTTTAAAATATCCCATGCATCT
This Bacillus thuringiensis DNA region includes the following protein-coding sequences:
- a CDS encoding insecticidal delta-endotoxin Cry8Ea1 family protein, which translates into the protein MNSYQNTNEYEILDASPSYSNMTNSYPRYPLANNRQGSMKNTNYKDWLAMCEGNAEGLFLTDEQMVSIVGAAISKLLGFVPVVGDILSSLADTYWPKIAGQEADTRVWAGLIRHTANLIDNRDVDRVIGQATANVMSLYAALGVYNRFLEQWKSPVKPYAGLADEIRAQMSTLHLLFTTKIISDFTIQGYESILLPSYANAASLHLLLLRDISIYGEKLGFDSKTLQAYHNEQVKFTTDYTAHCIKTYNLNLNAQKSKGWVAFNQYRRDMTLTVLDLIALFPSYDTHRYPADEKNVKKLSNTELTREIYTALTESSPSKTVEAMEESLTRGPHLFTWPKRLDFWTFNYNMYPDTRYLSANRIGFSYTNSSEIEDSGIYGSPTFGTVLTHQIPLNSNVYRTSITDTTAVPNQVTKMDFYKIDGTNASYNSNITPVPANLRTTFFGFSSDANRPPNQPTVQDYNNILSYIKTDIIGGHQARVSFAWTHKGVNPNNQILTDNVTQVPAVKSSLLNAPARVIKGPGHTGGDLVALLNNGTQAGTMQIQCKTGSFTETSRRYGIRMRYAANNAFTVSLSYTLQGGNPIGITFGTERTFSRTNNIIPTDLKYEEFKYKEYNQIITMNSPQNTIVTINIRQLNPSSNDQLIIDRIEFIPITQSVLDYTEEQNLETAQAVVDNLFTN
- a CDS encoding IS6 family transposase, which gives rise to MGYFKGKQFKKDIILVAVGYYCRFSLSYRDVSEILNERGVSVHPTTIMRWVHEYGHLIYQMWKKKNKSVQLSWKLDETYIKVKGECCYLYRAIDREGYTLDIQLRKTRDHQAAYMFMKRLVKDFGEPMVLTTDKAPALLCALKKLKKNDFYVHTKHCTIKYLNNLIEQDHRHIKRRFVKSARFQNLHHASRTIKGIETIHALYKQRRSLQTDSAFSTYNELQQLLATS